The genomic interval aaCTAGTgctccagggatgggagcactgctagtgagttaaaaaggtgaagtaaaaaaaccccaaaatgccacaaacataagtttgagtcccagatacgataatttgtttgttattgaggtttgaatgagaggagatataaaggagaaaggaagaaactaatatagagggagaaaagaaagagagagagaaaaaaaaagagggacccactaaaagaagaaaaaagaaaaaaggggagagagagagagatttaagggttttggagtgcaaccctcatagagagaaaggaagagaagagaaaagataatgagagatgtaacacttatgggtagtgtagttcaaggagaggagagggtaagaccggcagagagttaatcgaccaaattggaggaggaaaaaaaatatcaagaatgaagataagagaaacaaatgaacaaatataatgaaatgggataggttataaagtctgcggattattcttgattttgagaggttatcttcttgctttttcttttctctccctcttcctggtcggtgactctgtacccgggttctgccactttggcacgctcaggtagaggtttgcagttgataagtctctatggtgatgtcatgtattgtgctttagtctcgttggcagtagagtctcattagcatttataggctccgacagtgagagagtccgtgttcctggagcctctctcctagtctttccttcctcaattagtagcctgataatccagctatgaggttgctgctgcctctgtctggagagtaagaggctcaaagagctggcaactccccactctatttccactcagcacagggctctgggtaaggctcaatcagtcagagctgctagcataatcacgCGGgtcttccgcccactcaaagacctctggctctgccactctgtccggtaacacgggcgggtgcccattcctggggcgcttggaggaaactctcgctcactatctgtgcatgcagaccaggatatcaggccgactgcctcaccctctgagtgaaacccccaccagcacagaaaagttccagcgttggaattagttctcgctccctccccgtgcgcagctttcccagggcgctggggcggcctggagattccactttcggcccacacaaaggcctctgactctgcctctctgtcggATAACACGGGGGCCCACTCCCggagctttggaaggaatctctcgcccactatctgcgtgcgccaaccaggggatcagggaaaatggctgcctcacttgtctttctttgtctgggtttggcgtgagtgttagttTGTATTGCCCGCGTTGCCACAGGaatagtttttcctcggcttggatctccgtgccacagcccggttcggccgtttgtgctgcagcctgggtctattcaccccctttgcctgcctcagtttctatattctcagttcccagtgaaagccgccctgtttaggttagtgaggaaggcagagcatttcttactccctatttccttcggggtttggttatatatttagccaattttttgctcgaccataccttcggctgtattgcgaaacatctggaggctccaaggataggtttttctgtttctggttgaagatcttgttgagttttgggggagatttattggtatcgcttcctaccctgccactactctgacgtcatctctaaaGTATAATTTTTGTTCTCTGCATTTCTTATATAAGTATCCCCTAGTCTGGTACCTTATACTTGATGTCACACACATGAGAATCCTGACCTCACAAGggaataaatataatttctcattttaagatttttttttttgtatttttctgaagctggaaacggggagagacagtcagacagacacccgcatgtgcccgaccgggatccacccggcatgcccaccagggggtgacgctctgcccaccagggggcaatgctctgcccctccggggcgtcgctctgttgcgaccagagccactctagcacctggggcagtggccaaggagccatccccagcgcctgggccatctttgctccaatggagcctctctgcgggagggaaagagagagacagagaggaaggagagagggaggggtggagaggcagatgggcgcctctcctgtgtgccctggccaggaattgaacccgggacttctgcatgccaggctgacgctctaccactgagccaactggcccgggccctcattttaagatttttaattcataaaagtATTCATATTCAAACAAGAGTCTTCAAGTCCAATAGTTTGAGTAAGAAAACTGTCTGTGGTCCCTCAAAATTAGTTCCAATCTCTAAATTCCTAGGATCCTAGGATGTCACAACTTATTTCCATGTGCATATTAACCTATTTATAACATCTCCTTTACATATCACAATCAAAACCCCAGTAAATAAACCACTAGCAACAAAAAACATAGCTAAGTTTTAGAATCAATTAATTTATTAGATTATAATGATTTGACATTTTAtacaattttagaagaaaactcaATAACATCCATTCCATCTTCAGTGAAGAGTTAATACATTAATTACAGATTTTTTTGGATAAAGCATGTTCATCATACTTGGGGTCAGAGCCAAGGGGGGAACTTGATAATCAGAAAAGAAAGGTGAGGTTCATTCTGGGGATGATGAAGATAAAGAAGGCATTGATGGATGTTGACTACAAGATTAGAAATTTAGTAAAGTAATCAGGAGCAGATCCACAGCTTGGTCTATAACAAGAAGACTGGATGAGCCTAGATGTCAGTAGAACAGGCATCAGCATCTAGATCTACAGCTCAGGGAAGGGACACAATGGACTGTGAAAGTGTGGGGTCTGAAGCCACTGGAACCACAGCTCAGGGGTTGGCATCTTCTGGATTCATAGCCCAGAGAGCAGCTGCTGCTGGACCCACAGTGCAGAGATCCAGGGTCATTTGTCTGGCAGGGACTGCAGAGCGTGGGGGTCCTTGGCCTGGAGCAGGACATCTTGCAGCTGGTGGGCTCCCAGCAGGTCTCCTGGCAGCCACTGTAGAGAGAGGAGCCCTGCGGGCAGGAGCTGGGGGAGCAGAGGTCAGTGCTGTAGACCAGGTTGCTGGGGTAGGAAGAGCCACAGGAGGAGCCTGGGTAGCGCTGGTAGCCCCCAAGGGAGCGGGAAGAGAAGTTTCCAGAGCAGCAGCTGTAGGACATGTTGACGGGAGACGTGAGTTCAGCTGAGTATCAGTGAGAAGAGATTGAGTTTGAATGTCATCTCCTGGACTGTGTTGTTTATATATTCCCAGCAACAGGTGTGGTACCTTCCAGGATTATCTTTTCCATATTTTGAAGTCCCTCATTTGAATACACGTAACTCAGTAATTGTCCTTCTGATTGCTGTTAACTAACTCTCTTCATCTCATATTAATGGGTGAACTCACTTTGGATTTATTGTTCTATGTCAGTGAATTGCATCTGTTACAAATGCCATGACAGTATATAATTAATACTTTGTCATGGCCAGAAAAGTCTCTTTTATTTCCCTGTCTATGACTACCTGTGCATCTGCttaaattataaactttttttttaatctaaaggtatattttattgcaattttaAAGACAGGAAGCACTACAGAGGACTTTTATAAATCAAAGGAGTGTTGAAGTTGCCATGCTCACATCCAACAGCCACTTCCAAACATTTATcttattatcttttaattttctaaacttttgctATGTGCTCCTAGCCCCTGGGATAATAGCCCTGGTCACTGCAATGATGTGAAGATCATGCTTTgctcaaatatttgtttttcaaataatttcttgAA from Saccopteryx leptura isolate mSacLep1 chromosome 2, mSacLep1_pri_phased_curated, whole genome shotgun sequence carries:
- the KRTAP23-1 gene encoding LOW QUALITY PROTEIN: keratin-associated protein 23-1 (The sequence of the model RefSeq protein was modified relative to this genomic sequence to represent the inferred CDS: inserted 1 base in 1 codon): MSYSCCSGNFSSRSLGGYQRYPGSSCGSSYPSNLVYSTXPLLPQLLPAGLLSLQWLPGDLLGAHQLQDVLLQAKDPHALQSLPDK